From a single Rutidosis leptorrhynchoides isolate AG116_Rl617_1_P2 chromosome 5, CSIRO_AGI_Rlap_v1, whole genome shotgun sequence genomic region:
- the LOC139848150 gene encoding NDR1/HIN1-like protein 6 translates to MTDRIYPSSKPTKTTTVPPLPPPPNKTQLPTTTTTTNRHPYRPNPTTIHRPRRRKYFCLCCFWSVLIIILLFLITTVAGCIFYLLYHPQRPSFSIAAVKISEFNLTTAAADDTTHLTSKFNLTVSTKNPNKKITFFYDTIQITCFSRDTLIANGSFRNPFISNPNNVSVHRSTLYGNLVFIETENLNKIKSDLKKKSGLPLKIILDTDMRVKIESIRSKKIGIRIKCDGIHSLIPKSNSKNSTSASVAANVSAAKCKIDLRIKIWKWTF, encoded by the coding sequence ATGACCGACAGAATCTACCCATCATCCAAACCCACCAAAACAACCACCGTACCACCACTCCCACCACCACCAAACAAAACCCAActccccaccaccaccaccaccaccaaccgccaTCCCTACCGTCCAAATCCCACCACAATCCACCGCCCTCGCCGTCGCAAATACTTCTGCTTATGCTGTTTCTGGTCAGTTCTCATCATAATTCTCCTCTTCTTAATAACCACAGTCGCCGGCTGCATTTTCTACCTCTTATACCACCCCCAACGCCCATCATTCTCAATCGCCGCCGTCAAAATCTCCGAATTCAACCTCACCACCGCCGCCGCCGACGACACCACTCACCTCACCTCCAAATTCAACCTGACTGTCTCAACCAAGAACCCCAACAAAAAAATTACATTTTTTTACGACACAATACAGATCACGTGCTTTTCACGTGACACACTAATCGCAAACGGGTCGTTTCGTAACCCGTTTATTAGTAACCCGAATAATGTTTCCGTGCACCGTTCCACGTTGTACGGAAACTTGGTTTTTATTGAGACTGAAAATCTTAATAAAATAAAATCGGATTTAAAAAAGAAATCTGGATTGCCGTTGAAGATAATTCTTGATACTGATATGCGAGTGAAGATTGAATCAATAAGAAGTAAAAAAATTGGAATAAGGATTAAATGTGATGGAATTCATAGTTTAATTCCGAAAAGTAATTCGAAAAATTCCACGTCAGCATCAGTGGCTGCTAATGTTTCTGCTGCGAAATGTAAGATTGATCTTCGTATCAAGATCTGGAAATGGACATTTTGA